A DNA window from Dictyoglomus sp. contains the following coding sequences:
- a CDS encoding ABC transporter ATP-binding protein, which produces MAILKAENLKSFYILDIYGRKQIVQAVNGVSLEVEENEIYGIAGESGCGKSTLVKVLYGMLEPPLTLIDGNVFYRKNGEFISIFTLSEEEIQDLRWKFISYIPQGSMNVLNPVIKIIDSFWDFIGAHVAKDEKEKMENSLFEFFKMLGLPSKTLFAYPHQLSGGMRQRVIVALATFLNPKVIIADEPTTALDVVAQRGVLQLLKSVQSILNNTIILVTHDMGVHATTSDRIGIMYAGNIIEEAKTEELYENPLHPYTQYLIRSLPKIGDKSYKVSAPGTPPSLANPPSGCKFHPRCNYAMEECKINVPKFVEIKPQHKVACFLYSKEVDS; this is translated from the coding sequence ATGGCGATACTAAAAGCGGAAAATCTAAAATCCTTTTATATATTAGACATTTATGGAAGAAAGCAAATAGTTCAAGCAGTAAATGGGGTTTCCTTAGAAGTTGAAGAAAATGAAATATATGGAATAGCAGGAGAATCAGGCTGTGGAAAAAGCACTTTAGTGAAGGTATTATATGGTATGTTGGAACCCCCATTAACTCTTATTGATGGTAATGTTTTTTATAGAAAAAATGGAGAGTTTATCAGTATATTTACCCTTTCTGAAGAAGAGATTCAAGATCTGAGATGGAAATTTATTTCCTATATTCCTCAAGGATCTATGAACGTTTTAAATCCCGTTATAAAAATTATTGATTCTTTTTGGGACTTTATTGGAGCTCATGTAGCAAAGGATGAAAAAGAGAAGATGGAAAATTCATTATTTGAATTTTTTAAGATGTTAGGCTTACCCTCAAAAACCTTATTTGCCTACCCTCATCAGCTCTCGGGTGGTATGAGGCAAAGGGTAATCGTTGCCTTGGCAACCTTTTTAAACCCGAAAGTAATAATTGCAGACGAGCCAACTACTGCCTTAGATGTAGTAGCCCAAAGGGGAGTATTACAACTTTTAAAGTCTGTTCAGAGTATTTTAAATAATACAATAATTCTTGTTACTCATGATATGGGAGTTCATGCAACAACATCCGATAGGATTGGAATTATGTACGCAGGAAATATAATTGAAGAGGCAAAAACAGAAGAATTATATGAAAATCCTCTTCATCCTTATACCCAATATTTAATAAGATCTTTACCTAAGATAGGGGATAAATCTTATAAAGTAAGTGCCCCAGGAACTCCCCCGTCCCTTGCCAATCCCCCATCAGGCTGTAAGTTTCATCCAAGATGTAACTATGCTATGGAAGAATGTAAAATAAATGTTCCAAAATTTGTGGAGATAAAACCTCAACATAAGGTTGCATGTTTCCTATATTCAAAGGAGGTAGATTCATGA